The following are from one region of the Corylus avellana chromosome ca1, CavTom2PMs-1.0 genome:
- the LOC132167911 gene encoding auxin-responsive protein SAUR21-like — protein sequence MAIRLPGITNAKNILRRSNSFAKKAASAFMDVPKGHLAIYVGEGQKKRFVVPVSFLNHSSFQQLLGKAEEEFGFDHPMGGLTIPCSEDIFTDLTSRLQELL from the coding sequence ATGGCTATTCGCTTGCCTGGTATTACAAATGCTAAGAACATTCTCCGCCGATCAAACTCATTTGCAAAGAAAGCAGCTTCAGCATTTATGGATGTTCCAAAGGGCCACCTTGCTATATATGTTGGAGAGGGCCAAAAGAAGCGGTTCGTTGTTCCGGTATCATTTCTGAACCACTCTTCATTCCAACAATTGCTAGGCAAGGCTgaggaagaatttggatttgatcatccAATGGGGGGCCTCACAATCCCCTGCAGCGAAGACATCTTCACTGATCTCACTTCTCGCTTACAAGAGTTGTTGTAG